The DNA sequence gttatgctagcgctagtgatttatagttcataattttcattttatgtattgttatgtactgcgcgcacacaaagtgacgctatttatgcatgcatgctattctagcttcagagctatttttattgcttgaacagttgacatttccctagtacagcaggtcgctaataacacCACTGATACTTTTATTTCATGTATTGCAGGAGACCCATGTGCCTGCACTAATTCTTTATTAAGTCAGAtggacgcccttaggcccgctgaaccatggtatcgcagatagctccaaccGACACCTCCGAGAAAACAAGGCCAACCAACAGGGGTTCCTACGTCACCGTGACGTCACGACAAGCGGCCCAATATGGCGATACGCGATGCGGCGATAGTATATTGCTGTGAGTGCATTGCTTTCGAGTGTCGAGCTGTGAGTTGCTGAAACTGTTGTTATTTTGATACATCTCTTTCACCACCGCAAACTACTTGTTTGTTACACTATGGTGAATAAGTGCTGTGTGCCGGGCTGTACTGGCAACTACCGGACTGGGAAAAAGATATCTGTGTTCAGATTTCCAAAGGATGCTGAATTGAGGAAGAAGTGGACACATGCTATTCGACGGCAGAACTTTACTCCCTCTGAACATTCAGTGGTAAGTAGTAACAAGTTACATTATTAACAACAAACCTAAGCTAATTTCGTAAGAATAAATTATAACTACAAAGACTCCACTGTTTACTTTCATTGAAAGTATTGTTTAAACGTTTTTTATTGTTCCGATTTAGAATGTTTCAGTATATATTAACTGTAAAGTGTGTAAGTTAACGTAAAACTATAGATAACAATGTATGCAGTGTATTTGATTTAGGCTATCAAATGCCCTGGCCctaaagttttttcgtttgatgagtagcatttttgcattactaacaaacaaacattttaaggTAGTGTTAAGTACTTATCTGACATTGTGTCAAAGATGTGCAGCATACTTTTACTAATGCAAAATGTTTATATCTTAAGtacaattaattaattttgaaattattatggaataattttcttttcatttcctttccagGTTTGTCAAGAACACTTCAGTCAGAGTGACCTGATTCTTCAAAGCACAGCAGTTGACTGGAAAACAGGGCGAACTTTGGCATTGCCTCTAGAAAAACCAAGACTGAAAGAAGATGCAGTGCCATGTTTCCTTCCAAACTGTCCCAGTTATTTAAGCTCAAGACAAGATGTTCAACGAGAGCCCCCAAGTCAAAGAAGACAACGGCTAGAAGCAGATGCCTTAAGTAAAGCTATATCAGAAAGTATAGAAACAGCTTCTGCACAAAGGGAAAATGACAGTTTTCAAGATTACAgtgaatttttgaaaaaaagtgagaATGTTACATTAAATCAACAGTGGAGTAAAGTTGTGAAAGAAGACTGTGTATTGTTCCTCTACCTCAACTTTGAGAAAACTCCACATGATATTGTATATTTAACAGTTTGTAGAAACCTCAGTGTTaaattgtatgtaaatggtgttgaGATTGTTGCCAGCACACTTCCACAGAAAGTTTGCAGTGTAACTGAAGTAGAAAATGTGATTAAGCAGTGTACAGACTATATTAGTGGCAGGGAAAGTGATTTACACATGTCAGTTATTCACTCCCTTCTTGAAGCATTGCCAGTGAAAGAAGGTAAGAGGAAGGTTGTTTCATTCTTGAGGTCACAATGTGCATTATGTCTTCAATCCAAGGCACACCATAAATTTGATCCAGAGGTTTTGATTCTTTGTTCTGTGTTGTTTACAATTTCTCCACATGCTTACAAGTTTTTGCGATCATCTGGTTTTGTCATTCTACCACATCCAAACACATTAAGGAAGCTTAGTGGTAATATAAACGTGAGCCCGAGTAACCCAAATTTTTTAAGTCATTTGAAAGATGAAATTCCATGTTTGGAACCACATGAACTGTTTGTTACCTTTATGCTAGATGAGATCCACATAAAACCATATGTAGATTATAAAGGGGGGAATATTACTGGAATGACTTTGGATACTGCTGAAATAGCAACCAGTGCACATGTATTCATGATTCAGAGTATTCTTTCTCCTTTCAAAACTGTTGTACATGTATTGCCTGTGAAAAAACTGAATGCAGAGAGCTTGTTTAATGTAGTAAGAACTTTAGTAGTAGGTATAGAAGCAGCTGGCTTTCAGGTTGTTTCACTTGTTACAGATAATAATGCCATTAACAGAAAATGTGTTACATACTTTGCAAATCCACCACAAGCCAGTTTTGTATACCCATCTCCGACAGATGCTAAAAGACCAATGTTTTTTCTGTTTGACACTGTCCATATTTTTAAGTGCATAAGGAACAACTGGATAAATCTGAAGAACCACAGGCAAACATTTTGTTATCCAGATTTTGATAATTCTGATATTGTTAGGTATGCATCTTTTGCTGCAGTTAGTGAAGTACATGATTTAGAAAGCCAAAAACTGTTAAAATATGGTTACGGGTTGTCTGTGAAAGCCTTGTGGCCTTCATCTTTAGAAAGGCAAAATGTTAAGCTGGTGActcaaatattcagtgattatgTAGAAAGTAGCATGGCTGAGTTGGGGCCAGTTCATAATGTAGAAAACTGGGAAGGTACTGCTAAATTTATAAATCTTATTAGGACTTGGTGGGGGATTGTCAATGTTAAAGCACCTCTGAAGGGACTTCACCATAAGGAAGAAATGCAGAAGCCTCTGACTAATAAAGCAGGAGACATTCGTTACAATTATCTTGATAAATTTCTCACTTGGTTAGATAAATGGAGAAGTTTAGAGTCGGGGAATGGTAAATTGTctgtggaaacacacacagcacttcgaATCACAACATATGGCTTAATGCAAGTAACTGAATACTGTTGCAAGGAACTAAACATGTCATATATTCTGCCAGGTAAGTTCCAGACTGATTCTCTGGAAGCAAGGTTTGGTCTATATAGACAGTTATCAGGATGTCAGTATCATATCTCACTTAGGCAGTtgttagaaactgaaaaaaagttaaGACTCATGACTGTTTTAGAACTCAATGTTCACCCCCAAGAGAAGCTGAGAAttgtagagatgcatagttgtGATGAAAGTACAGAGAGCAGTGTGAATGACAGTGAATATACCTTTAATGTCAATATCAGTGAAGATGATTTAAAAAATGTTGAATCTGAACTCCCAATTTTAACTTacattgctggtttctgttgcCACTCATTGATTAGGAAACTTCAGTGCAGTGACTGCACAGATTTTTTGATACTGGATAGGTCAATGACAACTGAGAAACAGTTTAATTTAATTAGACAATTGGACAGAGGAAGTTTGAAATTCCCACGTgaatttcctgtgacagtagtcatgtACAGTTACTTGACTCTACAAAAGTTGTTggcaacatcatcattcctgaagctGCTGAATCAAAGAGCAGTAGCAGCTGAACTAATTTGGAAAATAATTATGGCTGCTGAACTGTTGTGTGAAAGTTCTTGTCCTCAGCACACTGTATCAGAAATATGTAAGAAAATTATATGGACCACTGTAAATATAGTactaaataatttttgtaaaaagaaaaatgaTGAAACTGCTGTGCAGTCCCTCCAAAGTTCTAAGAAGAGGAAACTTCAAACACTATGTCACAatttgaaataaactttttttaaatgtaatatctTTAATCTGTATTTTATTGCTACCTCTTACTGAACTCCTGAAGTCCCCAACACAAAATGTTTTACTCATTGAAGAAATGTGTTTTGTGTAAATTCAAATGAAATTGCTGTACAGTGTCTTCAAAGTACTAAGAATCATAAATCTACTTCTTAATGGCCACAATTCTACAACATTTTTGTAATATTGCTTAAAATACATTGCTCGCTCCCTGTCACTAACCTCCAGATAAGTAAACTGCTTTTACCCTTTAAATGAATGATGTTATGCTCTGTCAAGTGTTAAACCAAATGTAAGTGCCCTACAGTTTCCTGAAAATTGTAAGAAACAAAAGTGTCTTTTTGGTACAACCTTAACATCTTATTTTATTGCTtagcatgaattgattgctacctGTCATTAGCCTGCATCTGAACCcataataaaaaattcagaaactaCTAAGAAAGTAAGGGATATGTGGTATAATTTCCTGGATAAGTTCATTACTTGGTTGTACCAATGTAGAAGTTTAAAATTGCAGAATGGTAAATTGCCCCTAGAGAAATATACAGCACTTAAGGTTAACACATATGGCTTAGTCAAGATAAATTATTACTGCTGTGGGGAACTAAATATGTCATATATCCTGCAAGGTAAATTTCAGACTCACTCACTAGATACTGGTAGCTTGATTTGAACTTTACTGGCGATTATGTGGATGTCAGTATCATATACCAAGtaggtagttgttagcatcagaaaAGAATTTAAGCCTTTTGAGTATCTTAGAACTAATTGTGTATCTACATAGGAAACTGAAAATTGTACAGATGAATGGTGACGATTAGACTCCAGCAAGGTGTATGTTGATGGTGCTTCATTTTGTGACATGTGTCAGTGATGatgatttaaaaaatattgaaacagaCGTACCAGTTTTAACATACATTGCTGGTTTCTGTTGTCACTGATTGCTAAGAAAACTCCATCGTTTAGAGTGCACAGATGTTATATTCTGACATCCAATGTATTGCTACTTCAGTACATTGCTATGTCAGGCACAGAAAGGCTTAATAGTGGTGGCCTTGGTTGTTCAACGTTTCTTACTATGTGTGATATATGCCTacttctagaactcctctgaaaagtgtttatcttcagtaccagaatgaacatcaaattgtcaggattttctaaatagaaaagcactttgttagtaacagacagcaataatgagacttgcagttagtgatttctacgtggaaaaggaaataagctgtagagagattgaaaatggtaagtaaagagagcctcagcgttttgctcacattcttacatgtaatgcacttggttgtttttcatttccttacctctcataacatttttaatattgtttcaagaagtgtatcttcaatagcagagtgaacttcaaatggtcaggcttttcttaaaggaaagagcagtctcttagtatcacagtgcaagacagaatcttgtgttcagtcatgtctatgttaaaaggagaatatttgatgtcTATCTttagtttccattctttattactggggatacacttgtaaaaattcttgaaaagagctgtcaccatgaacatatgagtaaattcacaatagtcatgtgttttatgagataaagcgaactcttgttaccttatcataaacgaaagttgtgagggttttgctatgtatgacagtgtttaagataatttactttcagtgtaatagcttgaaaatgttaagtcctgctgtcagttggcatttgtcaccacctgtatgcgagttttaaagctaaatagtgttctgacaattataaaatagtggcaaagttcctcaatcgattaaacttattcctgcccgtatatgtaatcggtatttcgttatgaacctttatgctgtttacaagaaaatatataatttggtctttggttcgaattatcgattagttcgctcctttctgtatgacgaacagaagatcgttagcaccaggcgcgtctgtacggaggtgtccgtggactgctgcgtcggcaaTGGGCCGCTTAgcgtgacgtcactaacactgttgggcggccttgttatcccgggggtgtcgctcCAACGCACTGCTTACACATgaattattagacaggttgcctttGCTCTGTCCACAGGTTGCTCCATTGCCCTGAAAATTATGTAATCATCAATTCAAGTcagcagattgcactaatgcactaatgcactgctgaacttagtCGAGTCACTGGCAGGTAGCTCATTCCCACCACGAACTTGTATTTACACGTCATCGAATCCTTGGCCCCttggttgaccacaaaacaattcatacatcaattactgtGAGACAATTTTCGCTCACACTatgcctttggcactcaaccacaaatgaactgagccccagatgctcttttattacattttatacaacgccactgTTGTTATATTCACACACTCTGTCAGATGCTACTGACGTAGGCCCTTATGCACTTCATCAACTGACTAAATAACAACATCCCCTGACGGATTTTGTATCTGATTtggaagtttatgttcgggaaatattcccttgattttatttcttgtcaattagtattacttcaatgtcatgttttgttattatcaatttatagttatgattcatgttcagtacactttatggttatgggatatttttgtgtcatatttggTATTCCCTTTTAACTTTCATTGTTTTCTCAACTGGatgtatctctgatagcacctattggccttcaatttgTGTCtgccatcagctaccattagtgacacatttacacaacacttcatacacAATAACACACTTACAACACACTAACACTGTTCATAttcacactaccttggtgtaacttgttgatgttaccagacctctattgtcttatactaagtacatgaacaaggcttttatcgttTATGCCCTCTGCTCtttggaaggggaaagggaagtacgtacgtaagtacgttatgttcagtagcagtttcttttaaacaAATTTAACCTGAACCCCTACGCAAGGGTTAACCCCTATGATAAAGACATCAATTGATGGAACTCCGCTTCCTCTAAGATCACTTCATTCCGCGTAGTATCCGTGCCAAGGTGATACGTCTTGCACGATATATTGCGAGAGAGATACACTgcattcagtagcagtttcttttaatcaacaacttTGAATATTCAATATCagtttacctgttgaacacttaaaaTGTTCTGTTAacatggaatcaaacgtctttgtgacatcagctatttgtttattattgctttgcaataaactgttacttttaagttgcacttacaatgtcttagtctcggacgcagagcctcTAGCGCTCTCCGATGCcgttatctgagctcagcactctgccggctcagcgctgataaagctgcgctcCGCCGCTCCACGGCTTCacgcccagcctctgtattcatgagcaacagactcgctctcacTAACATTCATTTCTGACTTCAGTACAGTACTGTAAGCAAAGATcctatgattattgagttaacgtgaggtgtcctaccctcattcaggttttctacagctgaaaaaccactcaatattatttatgaaatttatgaattacttcacctgtctcgctgtGTCGAACCTTACTGGGTTGGGTgtccctgcgtagtggccaatgcgtgggagatGCCTAGGCCATGCAGGTTTACACCATGATCACAGGATTCCTtctaatttttattcattaaaaaaaaaaattcaaattaattaaCGACATTTGGCCTTTGTGCCATAGCAGgttgaaaatttttttccagtgagtTGCGCTTTGTCTGCGCTGCATAGTACTGCCTCTGAACTCAGCGTCTTTTTTGCTGATgtgtgattgatcagcggatactcagtgttgaattacaccactgtcttgccgccttgctaccccacagctgccaaactgttggttgcctgtcatgattctacttcgtggccttctccatcagtaagcgtgactgaactgCACCATCATTGCTACTTGCCAGGTAACTATTGCTACAATGTTGTACCCCCtctgtcatctctgaattactcatcaagtaagccaagAAATTTTTACTTGTAGGGTCACTACTACTTTCTCTCGCAGCCGACCATTATCAACATTGGAAACTCaaagcaacctccgttcaaatggctgtcaatttatcatcAGCAATGAGAAGCATAttaatctcaatggttgtcgtcgtcgccATTAAGGCacctccatttcacgtctacccttccacatctggTGTGCTTTTTGGACATCATCATAATCTGGTtcatactccacattatgctattgtgttagctgatgttAATTTAACATCATTAGAAGAGGAAGATCGTGCTCtatatgatacagctcagcaattgtcaaaatatgaaaccttttTGACACAGACAAAGGAACATGAGTTTCTCCaatctttgtgggaagtgactagaattatttcaaccctttGAAGTCAATTGGACAGTATTAGGGATGCAGCACCATGGCCTAGTTTCAAACAAGCCTGGTTCCCCGTTGGATATACATTATTAAAAactgtctttgggactcctgacaaaacagacccaaaacactgggatttggacacacagcaagcgctttcggaaacacGAGTTAATCAtgaagtgttggtacatcaacaggtgcgcctgacacatcttgagaataacctgttagccacaactagacaaatacaagttgtagccaACAGATTAACACAGCACTgtggtgcacttgaacaatcctttaaccaagagtggactcatcttcgctcAGGATTATGTAATCTGACTATCACATTGGACATTGTGAAGACCatgcagattcttttatttaatatacacacagcacagttacacgtacacgttacactcggccattcaactcggcCTGCAAGGAATACTCAGTCCACACCagttaccctcagagcccttcttgcacatcctacacaatgtgtcatagcaaattttggcctccaaacaaatgctttatgacgtgcgggaaagcaacctccccttttactatgctgcgttggaggtccgacttacccgtaatttgGATGGTATTCGGATGCGAATAAGGTTGCCAATCACGTGCACAAATTgtgaatacgagtgctatcaaatatatacttttccagtctcttgggccacccttcaccaccatgttgtttggcagactcaagaatttttaatagttagtcgggatcgagaAACCCACGCCACTCTCTCTctcgctgaactatccagttgcacCCATACAACatattacttatgctccacgctaattttacacactaacagtACTGAGCGCGAGATGTCACTGGTTTTATCTGAAGctactacacctccatgtcctcgtgttctaatctcacttcgtcaaccaataattcaacCTGTTGGCAATAGTTATCTATTCGCTGTTCCACAAACTGTTACCGCCACtctggtgtgccaccgttcaatgtcagaaaCTGAATTGTACTGCGTAACACTGTATAATAGTGACccagtgtataatagttcaagatgtgatgtatacgctgcttctatgaggatatcagctcaattgcactccacctttcatgtcaccatttccacattcaccttataccttcctgaactctcttttaaactccATCACCAGGAGAGgctaaagaatttaccgaataccaatgattcagatctactccaatcgatcagtCATCTCCATACCCAGCAACataaccaagttgctcttgaccgagtggcctcacatattgcttaTTGGCAcgaaaccaagcgattaaccaccatTGTATTACTCAGCACTGGTTTGGTAATCATCACTGaaatgattctgattatagtatcctggatactctgtaaaagagggttttgcaagtgtttcacttccttctgagaagtagtaccacccccacaacctgaaggtgaatatcccACCTGAacctacctgccaaccttggtgcatgtgATCAGgcatgaccgccccccccccccccccttagaattaagttgtagtctaggtgtcaggtcaatgaactaattttgtaatggattttcaTTACTATGTAAACtgtatggaatcacaatttaactgatgAGTCTTAACACTCATTATGTCATTTTGTTTTCACTttaaattattgtcattttgtaatgttctcccACTTGGGTAATTACCactgtaatcctagatttaagaactcaaagtaatattactgGGCAAAAGCCCCCTTGTGACTGtcaggcctgggagcattctctcacccccacgagggtggagtgtttcagtgtgctgtgctccggggtccctcatcatcacctgggtacccaccaccactgataccgccgacacacgCACTCATACCATGGTGCTGCCCCTACTGCTGACGCCCCAACTTCACAAGTTTTTTATTCAAGAACCTTCCTTGAGACCCatcaggccactttgtaacttttgcacatattgatTTCACTATGTTATGGATGTTAATTACTGGGACTCctataatgatcatatattttctaaatgaaataatcaattagaataagcttattcattttcatccagagagccttctttggaaggggaaaggatgtgcagggagaccccccaagagggatcattgcagataaaatttcattaaataatttctCCATTCATAATGTACGCCCATAGCCAGCTTGGGcacactgtggtggaaggtgctggccagaAGACCGtagtcggcacattcctgccatgtGCTTCCTGGTCAGACTCTAGTCCCATGAGTTGGTTGCGCTGACAAGAGTACGCTACTaacaaggcgcgttggcggaatcaaccctccaatcagagactagtcgtgtgatcacgtggggacgcagcCAGCAGCGGCGAGGGTGGCTTGTAAACAGCTCCACGCTCTCTTTgcttcagacctcggccccgagtagtcactcctctagcctctgcctctctcctcaaacctcctgatgaacagacggcaacccctcttggggctgctcagccctacgtaggcacccatGTACCATCATTACATGAATAAACAGAGTCCATTCcaacttcattacttttcatttttgcATCACCCAccgctcctgacctctatcctgacaaacaggatatataaaggcctgatttttggtcctgagTCAGGCAGTCCACGACCAATTTTCAGACAAGAAACTTGTACTGGTTAGATCAACAACGGTGCATCAACTTAACCATGAAACAAGtttaacacaaataggccatgtgctgaaacaatgacagtgtctgttcaatagtgtcacatgTTCTGTATTATTCTGTAAGAACCGCGTGATTAGGTTTTTACTGTGCATAGATGTTCAACAttcaactattgtagcagtatgcaaactattaatgaggcttatcaaaagttaaccattGGTGAACTGGCCTTATAGCTGTGTAATATTGCGGGGTTGTGAACAGGGAAAGTAAAGAACTGAGAAAAGCAACTGTGCAActatcggctacatcatttacagtagtcagtttgAAATTCcacccccccatttttcagccactgtAACAATGCAGTACATCAGCAACAAGGACTATCAACAAAGAAACAAAGCATATGAACATCACACACTATGAACCTCCTTTCctgcttgtctgagaaaatctcctGCAGTTGTGGATGTATATCAAGGTGTCTAAGTGGGAAACTTGTTGTTTCTTACCTAGTGTAACTATTGCCTGAAACTAGAAGGGAAGAACACTTGTGGTAACATTAAATATCAATGAATGACCTGAGCTCAGTGCTTTCTAGTGTCATACATCCATACAACATCTAAGTGAACCTAGTATATTTGAGATGAAAATATGCAGTACTCTGCAGGCTCTTGTTCTAAGTATTTGTTAGGGATAGAACAAAAGTAATGCAAATGGCTACACCGTTAACAGAAATGAGCATAGTAAGTTACCACTATTCTATCTTATTTGTTTCTATTGCTACATTATTGTAAAAAATTCTGTATGTATTAAGTTCCTTTTTATATCAGTACATATTGACTTTCCTTCCTGGAGAAGCCATAGATCGCTTAATATTCTCTGTTAACCTAGTTCTTAGACAAGCTATTCAATTTATAACACACTTATCTATATCAATGAAGAACTCATTGTAATAGAGTGAATACTGTGTtataaaattatgtttaatatcCACCTCAGATATGCCTAATTTTAATCTGATTTCACTTTATGTGATAGATGTATGGATGAAACATTACTGCAAGTATGTGTTAACCCACTTAGTCTCTATTATCCTCTTCCTTCCACAGGTATTTGAAAAAATTTGCTACTGTTTTACATGTGTAGTGCATATCTGTAAGTGAAGAGTTTGTTGCTTCATACTTAGCCCATCAAATGCATGTATCCAAACCACCAACTTTCTCATTGTATTACTTAACAATACACATTGTTATCATTCTCTTGTTGCGTATTCAGCATGGTTTAATAAAACTGCTGCCTACTTTTACACTTTACCTTGAAATGTGCAAAGCAATGAG is a window from the Schistocerca americana isolate TAMUIC-IGC-003095 chromosome X, iqSchAmer2.1, whole genome shotgun sequence genome containing:
- the LOC124555980 gene encoding uncharacterized protein LOC124555980, which codes for MVNKCCVPGCTGNYRTGKKISVFRFPKDAELRKKWTHAIRRQNFTPSEHSVVCQEHFSQSDLILQSTAVDWKTGRTLALPLEKPRLKEDAVPCFLPNCPSYLSSRQDVQREPPSQRRQRLEADALSKAISESIETASAQRENDSFQDYSEFLKKSENVTLNQQWSKVVKEDCVLFLYLNFEKTPHDIVYLTVCRNLSVKLYVNGVEIVASTLPQKVCSVTEVENVIKQCTDYISGRESDLHMSVIHSLLEALPVKEGKRKVVSFLRSQCALCLQSKAHHKFDPEVLILCSVLFTISPHAYKFLRSSGFVILPHPNTLRKLSGNINVSPSNPNFLSHLKDEIPCLEPHELFVTFMLDEIHIKPYVDYKGGNITGMTLDTAEIATSAHVFMIQSILSPFKTVVHVLPVKKLNAESLFNVVRTLVVGIEAAGFQVVSLVTDNNAINRKCVTYFANPPQASFVYPSPTDAKRPMFFLFDTVHIFKCIRNNWINLKNHRQTFCYPDFDNSDIVRYASFAAVSEVHDLESQKLLKYGYGLSVKALWPSSLERQNVKLVTQIFSDYVESSMAELGPVHNVENWEGTAKFINLIRTWWGIVNVKAPLKGLHHKEEMQKPLTNKAGDIRYNYLDKFLTWLDKWRSLESGNGKLSVETHTALRITTYGLMQVTEYCCKELNMSYILPGKFQTDSLEARFGLYRQLSGCQYHISLRQLLETEKKLRLMTVLELNVHPQEKLRIVEMHSCDESTESSVNDSEYTFNVNISEDDLKNVESELPILTYIAGFCCHSLIRKLQCSDCTDFLILDRSMTTEKQFNLIRQLDRGSLKFPREFPVTVVMYSYLTLQKLLATSSFLKLLNQRAVAAELIWKIIMAAELLCESSCPQHTVSEICKKIIWTTVNIVLNNFCKKKNDETAVQSLQSSKKRKLQTLCHNLK